A region of the Pricia mediterranea genome:
GGAGATTTACGGGACAGGCTCCTACCTCTAGGACCTACAACAATAATCCCGATGGAACGCTTTCCAATGAGCTGAACCCCGGTACGAACAGCGGGTTCGGAAATCCGTTGTACTATATTGACAAGTTTATCCGCAAGAATTTAGAGCAGCGCTTATCCGCCTCCGTAGTATTGGATTGGGACATTGCAAAGAACCTGGCATTTTCGTTGACCGGAAGCCATTTTACCATAAACAACCATGATGAGGCGTTCAATAAGGCCTATCTCAATGGAAATACCTTGATAACCACTAGAAATGCCTCAGCCAGCTTGGAGAGAACCTTGAGGAATCAGTTGACGGGCACGTTGAACTATACAAAATCTATAGAAGATCATAACTTTGACCTTTTGATAGGAGGGGAGTACTATAAAAATAATTATTTTGGACTAGGAGCGGCTACACAAAACTCTCCAACTGATCTGATTTATACCTTGAACGCAGGTAGTGAGGCAAACGGGGTGCCCTCCAGCTTTGAATCCGAAAACATCATACTATCCACATTTGGTCGCCTGAACTATGACTTTGCGGATAAATATTTGGTAAGCTTTACCTATCGCTACGACGGTTCGTCCCAATTGGCGAACAATAAATACGGTTTCTTTCCGGGGATATCCTTAGGATGGAACGCGCATAAGGAAGATTTTTTCATCAATTCGTCCCTTAATAACGTAATCACCAACTTTAAGCCTAGACTGAGCTATGGGGTCAATGGAAATCTATCATCATTGGTTCCCGCGGGGCAGCCCGATCGGGTAGCGAATTATGTGGTGTTCGGCTCTTATGGCTCCCAAGGGATTTATGATGGTCAAACAGGTTATGCCAATACGGGGCTTCCGACCTTGGACCTGCAGTGGGAACGTTCCACCACATTCAATGCGGGACTGGATGTATCGTTTTTTGACAACAGGTTGACCCTAATTGGGGACTACTTTATACGGGATGTGGAAGATAAGATTTCCAACCTGACCCTACCATTTTGGACAGGGTTCGGATCCATCCGTACCAATAACGGTATTCTACGGAACAAAGGCTTTGAACTTCAGTTGACCGCGGATGCGATCAGAACGGATGATGTGCAATGGCAACTGGGCGGCACCCTGTCCCATAGCAAAAATTTCGTGGAAAAATTACCTGAAAATGACAATGAGTTCAACCGGCAGGGCGGTGTACAGATCAACGACCCCAACACGGGCGAACAGATCTGGGTAGGCGGTCTGCAAGAAGGACAGCGGGTCGGCCAGGATCTGGTCACCGCTTATATTCAGGATTATATCTACGCCGACCAAGCGGCGGTGGATGAACATGCGACCCGGCAAGACGAACTATTGCCCGACCCCACCCAACGTTATCCCGGCGACGTGGCCTGGGTAGATACCGACGGGGACAATACGATTAACAGTTTCGACAGAAGGGTCATCGGCCGTACCACCCCGGACCTGATAGGTGGCTTCACTTCCAATTTGAAATACAAAAATTTCGGGCTGTTCGTCAAGACCGACTTCGCTACGGGCCACATCATCTACAACCATATTCGGGGAAAGGGCCTAGCGCAGACCCAGGGGAATTTGAACCAAGACGTAATTGTATTGGATTCGTGGACCCCGGACAACCGAAATACCGATGTGCCCCGATTTGTTTTCGTCGATGCGCAACGCAACATCTTCAGGGGTAATGAACAGACCATTAGCAACCGTTTCTGGGAAAAAGGCGATTACTTGGCCTTGCGGGAGGTTACCTTAAGTTATGACATTCCTACCAATGCCTTCAACGACAAGATCAAGGGTTTAAGCTTGTATCTGACAGGTTCCAACCTGTATTATTTTAAGGGATACAGCGGCGATAGTCCCGAAGAAGGAGGCATTCAACTAGGAGAATTTCCCGTACCTAGAACATATACCGTGGGACTCAATCTAACATTTTAAACGATTCGACATGAAATATCTATATCTAGTTACAGCCTTATTGATTCTTGGCTCATGTGAAAAGGAACTGGAACTTGAAGCTCCGAGTGAACTGACGGTTGCCGGCTTTTGGGATTCCGAAAACGGAGCACGGGCGGCCCACACAGGCTTGTATGGTTCTTTTAGGAGTACCAATTTCACACAGTGGCTTCTGGGTGGAATACGAAGCGATATGTGGGGTGGCCAGACTTTTGAGTCGCCCGCCAATGTAGAGCTTATCGAGTCTAACTTTACCGTGTCGACCGCACCCTTTGGGGGTTGGGCAGGGCTATATAACGAAATCCATCAGGTAAACGATTTTCTGCTCAATGTGCCGAACATCGAATTCGATAGTGAGGCGGATAAGCAACATATGCTGGGACAAGCTTATGGGATTAGGGCGATGTATTATTACACGTTATTAAAAACATGGGGCGCGGTACCCATTTCCACGGAACCTTTAGCTACTACGGACCCACAAGGATTGAGCAAGCCGAGAGCCCCTCAATCAGAGGTAATGGCATTAATAAAGTCCGACATCCAAGCCTCTCTGGATGCTTTTGGATCCGATGGCTCCTTTTGGTTGAACAAGCGTGTCTATTGGTCCAAAGCAGCTACTTTGGCCCTAAAGGGAGATGTGTATATTTGGTCCGGGACTTTGCTTGGAGGCGGCGATGCCGATTACACCGAAGCCAGAAACGCCCTGCAGGAGGTTGCTTCCCTGGATGTAGAATTGGTGCCCAATTTTGCCGATCTGTGGTCGGTCGATAACGAAAATAACAAGGAATTTATCTTTGCCGCCCAATATGAAAAGGATGAAGCGTTGAACTACTATGGTCTAATGACTGGACGAACAACCGAAATACAGCCTCAATTTAACAGTGACGGCAATCCCATGTCCGACTTTATTGTCAATGGCGCCAACAGGTATGGGCCTTCTGAAAAAACCTTGATCCTTATCGACGATAATCTTGACACCCGTAAAAAATCCTCCTTTACCCGCTTGTATACTGACGACAATGGCGGTGCAGGGTATCCCAACTACGCCCCCGGACCCTATTTTGGGTCCGTAATCAAGAAATACGATGGCACCATAGATGGCAGTATCCGAATTATGGACAACGATATTCCGATCTATCGCTATGCGGATGTCCTACTACTGTTGGCGGAAGCCAAGAACTTATTGGGCGAGGATCCGTCGGTTGAAATTAACCAGATCAGGGAGCGGGCGTATGGCGAAAATTATGATGCTGCAACCTATGGTTTTACAATGGGTTCAGAAGCGCAGAATACGGAAACCATTCTCGAGGAAAGGTATAAGGAGTTTATAGCGGAAGGCAAAAGATGGTGGGATCTACGACGGGCGGGAGACAGCTATGTCATCGACAACGTACCCTTTTTAAGCGCTGGGGAAGAATACAAGCTGTTGTTGCCCATCACCTTGGATATGATCGGTAGAAATCCTATGCTGGAGCAGACGCCCGGATACAACTAGAATTCGAATATTGTTTGAGTTAGTTGAGTTGCGAAAAGGTCTTGGATGAGTTAGCCAAGACCTTTTTTCTTGCTTTCCTTTTTCGAGAAGGTATGGTCAAAGTGGGGCTCCAAATGCCGGCGCATGGCATTTCTAAAAGTATCGGGGGTGCCGACTTTCAGATTCTGAAATAACATGCGATGGCTGACGAACCGCCCGCCCGAAAAATGATAGTCGTCAAGGTCGGTACTCTTGGTATCCTCTTGATACACGTAGTTAAAAACGGGCAGCAACAGGTCCTGAAATTTCTGTAGGGTCGTATTGTTCGACATTTGGTACAGTTTTCCGTGAAAAGCGACCTCTTTGTCAAGGGTAAACCTGATCTTTCCGCTATCGGTAGCCTCCTCGGCAGCTACGATTTCCTCCAGCTCGTCCATATCCTTTTTGGTCTTATGTTCGAAAAGGAAGTCCGCCATCCCCATCTCCAAAATGAGCCGGAGTTCGAACAGCTGTTTTAAGGTATTTTCGCCCAGAAGGGTCGGGTCCAATATACGTGCGAAGTTGTTGATGATATCGGGATGCTTCAGGGTCATGCCCTTATGTTTTCTGGAATCGATCAACCCTAGGGTCCTAAGTCGGAGTAGGGCTTCGCGAACCACGGTCCTGCTTACGCCCAGTGATTCGGCGAATTCGAGCTCTTTGGGAATGGCATCCCCCGGCTTGAGATTGTTATCCTTGAAAAAGGAGAGCAGGCGGACCTCCACCTTGTCCACTAGGGATCCTGTATCTACCGGCTTTAGTTTTTTTAACGTTTTCATGATGATTTTGATACGTGGTGAATAAGGGCTTACCCAAAAAATGTTTTAAAATTACAAAAGAAAGTAGCAATCTAGGACAACTATAACTAATTTTCCCCAACGAGCCTATCCGACGGATTATATTAATTGTCCTTCATCCTCCGAAGTTAAGTAAAATTTACCTAGATTTGTATTATGTCATACATATTATTTTGAAATGATTTACTCGGAGCATTTTAAAAAAGCCCTTTTTGACGATGTGATTCCCTTTTGGGAACGCAATTCGCCGGATTCCCGTTACGGTGGGTACTTTACCTGTCTCGACCGCAGCGGAAAAGTGTACGATACGGACAAGTTCGTTTGGCTGCAAGGCCGCCAGGTGTGGCTGTTTTCGATGCTTTACAACCAGGTGGAACAACGTGATTCCTGGCTGCAAATGGCAAAATCGGGAGCGGAATTCCTAAGGAAATACGGCATGGATGCCGAGGGCAACTTCTATTTCTCCCTGACCCGAGATGGAAAGGCCCTGGTGCAGCCTTATAATATTTTCTCCGACTGCTTTGCCGCCATGGCCTTTGCCCAGTACGCCAAGGCCTCGGGGGATGGGGAATTTCGAACCTTGGCCAGAAACACCTACCGTAACATTTTGCGCCGAAAAGACAATCCGAAAGGCAGCTACGAGAAGAGCACCGGGGAACGTCAATTGAAGAACTTCGCCTTGCCCATGATCCTTTCCAACCTAGTCTTGGAACTTGAAGACATCCTAGAACCGGAAGAAGTACAACGGACTATCGATTTCAGCGTCAATGAGGTCATGGGCGTTTTTCTTAAAAAGGATTCCGGATTGATTTTTGAGAACCTGTTTTCCGACGGATCTTTACACGATAGCTTCGAAGGCCGCCTTATCAATCCCGGGCACGGCATCGAGGCGATGTGGTTTATGATCGATATCGGGGTGCGGCAAAAAGACCGAAACCTTATCCGAACGGCAACCGATACGATTATCCGAATTTTGGAGTACGGATGGGATAACGAATTCGGGGGCATTCTTTATTTTATGGATGCTAAGGGCCATCCGCCCCAGCAATTGGAACACGACCAAAAGCTTTGGTGGGTGCACCTGGAAGCCTTGGTCGCCTTGGCCAAAGCTTACGAACACCATCCGACAAATAAAATAAAGAACTGGTACGAAAAGGTGCATGAGTACTCATGGACGCATTTTCCCGACACCGAGAACGGGGAATGGTTCGGCTACCTCAACCGACAAGGAGCGCCCCATCTGACCTTAAAAGGCGGGAAATGGAAAGGCTGTTTTCACGTGCCGCGTGCCCTGTACCAGTGCTGGAAGACCTTTGAACGGATAGAAACCATCACACCATCCTGATGCATCCCAATAAAAAAAATACGAAAACCGATAATTTCCACAGATATATACATTTTAATTCCACGATTATGAAACTAAATCCTTTATTAGCCTTAGTACTTTTCGCCTGTTCCGTAACCGCCCAAAAAAACGTCCACCAAATGGCGGAAGGCCTGATCAACCATCAGGATCTTTTCAATGCGACCGACAACGATTCAATAGCCTGCTATCGCATTCCCGCACTGATTACGGCATCTAATGGAGATGTCCTCGCGGCCATCGACGAACGGATCCCATCTTGCAATGACCTTCGCGGGAGCGATGATATCAACATTGTGTTACGCAGAAGCACGGACAACGGCCAGACCTGGTCGCCCATCGAGACCGTAATCGATTTTCCGCTGGGCGAGTCCGCCTCGGACCCGTCCTTTATCGTGGACGAAACCACCGACGAGATCTTTTTGTTCTATAATTTCATGAACCTCGATACCGAGAAGGACGTTTACTACCTCCACGTGGTCAAGAGCGATGATAACGGGAAAACCTGGAGCGAACCCGAAGACATCACCGATCAGATCGCAAAACCGGAATGGCACGACGATTTTAAGTTCATTACCTCTGGCCGGGGCATACAGACCCGGGGCGGTAAATTGCTACACTGCATGGTCAACCTAAAGCGGGGTCTTCACGTATTTGGAAGTGACGACCATGGCGAGAGCTGGTACTTCATCGATACCCCCATCACCCCCGCCGACGAGTCAAAAATTGTCGAGCTCGAAGACGGAAGGTGGATGATCAACGCCAGGGTCAATGACAAAAAAGGAATCCGCTATGTGCACATATCCTCGGACGAAGGCAAGACATGGACCACCGAGCCGGAACCCCAACTCAGTGACCCGGGCTGCAATGCAAGCATCATCCGATACACTTCCACCGAGGATGGCTACGATAAGAACAGGTTGCTTTTTGCCAATGCCAATTCAGAAGACGACCGTACCAACCTCACCGTACGCGTTAGCTATGACGAGGGAAAAACATGGTCGGAGGGCAAGACAATATACGGGGGCAGCGCCGCCTATTCTTCCCTTACGGTGCTGGACAATGGAGATATCGCCGTATTTTTTGAGAAGGACGACTATACCGAGAATGTATTCGCCAGCTTTTCCCTAGCCTGGTTGACGGACGGGGCGGACCAGTATCAAAAACCTTAAAACGGAATGAGAAACAGTATTCATTCGGCAATCAGTGTATTCCTCCTTTTGTTCGCATTGATATCGAGAGGCCAGGAGATTCCGAAAGTCAGATTGATCGATGTGCCCGAGCTTCCCGCAAAGGCGAAGGACTCCGTTTCCTTTGGATATGCGGGAATGGTTGGTGGGTGGCACAATGGGGCCGTAATTGCTGCCGGGGGCGCCAACTTTCCCAGCGGACTACCTTGGGAAGGTGGCAAAAAAGTATATAGTGACAGCATTTATGTGCTGAACGACGGGCAGTGGAAATTGGCCGGGCGATCGTTGCCATTTCCCCTTGCTTATGGAGCTTCGGTGTCCACTCCCGAGGGAATTTTGGTCATCGGCGGGGAGGATGGCATTACGGCGAAAGATCAAGTGCTCAGGTTAAGGTACGATCCGGCATCCGAGGAGGTCGAGATTGCCAGGTTTCCAAGTCTGCCCGAGCCCTTGGCCTATACCGCCGCCGTGGTCGAAGCGGGGTATGTGTATGTCGTTGGCGGTAAAAACGCCGATAGGAGCGTCAATTCCTTTTATCGGATGCGCTTGGACAATCCCAAAAAATGGGAAAAACTTGAGGATTTACCCGGTGCTCCCCGCGCGTTGCATACTATTGCCGTCCAAGAAACCAAAGATTCGAGAAAACTGTTTGTTATCGGCGGGCGTAACCAGCTATCGGGCCAAAAATCGGAGCCTCTGACCACCTATCTATCCTACGACCTACAGGATAATTTTTGGAAAAATGAAGGGGAGATACCGATCA
Encoded here:
- a CDS encoding SusC/RagA family TonB-linked outer membrane protein; amino-acid sequence: MLFLSTTTFAQETPITGTVVDAEGIPLPGASVVIKGTTKGAQTDFDGNYTIDANPDDILMFSYIGYASQEIPVNDQSNIDVVLEEDFATLDEVVVTGYGKQSRAKLTTSVAKLDTRILETSSRSNAATALQGTIAGLRVTNTTGQPGSTPEIVLRGGTNFDGSGSPLILIDGIPGSFYALNSDDIESIEVLKDAAATAIYGARSANGVVLVTTKTGKVGRSNISYKQKYSVNRKRDTPDYIGAADFIRYNRQAVQYYRQATGNDTGFAAFLDGPLAFGTGGNTTDSPFTVQFLNDNNRYLLNQPGWDTVEDPLNPGQQILFLNNDVSDLVYQPSQSVDHYLSFDGGNEKGTYYLGLGYLDNDGLILGSGFKRYSGKFSGSYNISDKLKVSSNILYSHSNLNESPLGSENTVFRRFTGQAPTSRTYNNNPDGTLSNELNPGTNSGFGNPLYYIDKFIRKNLEQRLSASVVLDWDIAKNLAFSLTGSHFTINNHDEAFNKAYLNGNTLITTRNASASLERTLRNQLTGTLNYTKSIEDHNFDLLIGGEYYKNNYFGLGAATQNSPTDLIYTLNAGSEANGVPSSFESENIILSTFGRLNYDFADKYLVSFTYRYDGSSQLANNKYGFFPGISLGWNAHKEDFFINSSLNNVITNFKPRLSYGVNGNLSSLVPAGQPDRVANYVVFGSYGSQGIYDGQTGYANTGLPTLDLQWERSTTFNAGLDVSFFDNRLTLIGDYFIRDVEDKISNLTLPFWTGFGSIRTNNGILRNKGFELQLTADAIRTDDVQWQLGGTLSHSKNFVEKLPENDNEFNRQGGVQINDPNTGEQIWVGGLQEGQRVGQDLVTAYIQDYIYADQAAVDEHATRQDELLPDPTQRYPGDVAWVDTDGDNTINSFDRRVIGRTTPDLIGGFTSNLKYKNFGLFVKTDFATGHIIYNHIRGKGLAQTQGNLNQDVIVLDSWTPDNRNTDVPRFVFVDAQRNIFRGNEQTISNRFWEKGDYLALREVTLSYDIPTNAFNDKIKGLSLYLTGSNLYYFKGYSGDSPEEGGIQLGEFPVPRTYTVGLNLTF
- a CDS encoding RagB/SusD family nutrient uptake outer membrane protein codes for the protein MKYLYLVTALLILGSCEKELELEAPSELTVAGFWDSENGARAAHTGLYGSFRSTNFTQWLLGGIRSDMWGGQTFESPANVELIESNFTVSTAPFGGWAGLYNEIHQVNDFLLNVPNIEFDSEADKQHMLGQAYGIRAMYYYTLLKTWGAVPISTEPLATTDPQGLSKPRAPQSEVMALIKSDIQASLDAFGSDGSFWLNKRVYWSKAATLALKGDVYIWSGTLLGGGDADYTEARNALQEVASLDVELVPNFADLWSVDNENNKEFIFAAQYEKDEALNYYGLMTGRTTEIQPQFNSDGNPMSDFIVNGANRYGPSEKTLILIDDNLDTRKKSSFTRLYTDDNGGAGYPNYAPGPYFGSVIKKYDGTIDGSIRIMDNDIPIYRYADVLLLLAEAKNLLGEDPSVEINQIRERAYGENYDAATYGFTMGSEAQNTETILEERYKEFIAEGKRWWDLRRAGDSYVIDNVPFLSAGEEYKLLLPITLDMIGRNPMLEQTPGYN
- a CDS encoding FadR/GntR family transcriptional regulator, whose translation is MKTLKKLKPVDTGSLVDKVEVRLLSFFKDNNLKPGDAIPKELEFAESLGVSRTVVREALLRLRTLGLIDSRKHKGMTLKHPDIINNFARILDPTLLGENTLKQLFELRLILEMGMADFLFEHKTKKDMDELEEIVAAEEATDSGKIRFTLDKEVAFHGKLYQMSNNTTLQKFQDLLLPVFNYVYQEDTKSTDLDDYHFSGGRFVSHRMLFQNLKVGTPDTFRNAMRRHLEPHFDHTFSKKESKKKGLG
- a CDS encoding AGE family epimerase/isomerase gives rise to the protein MIYSEHFKKALFDDVIPFWERNSPDSRYGGYFTCLDRSGKVYDTDKFVWLQGRQVWLFSMLYNQVEQRDSWLQMAKSGAEFLRKYGMDAEGNFYFSLTRDGKALVQPYNIFSDCFAAMAFAQYAKASGDGEFRTLARNTYRNILRRKDNPKGSYEKSTGERQLKNFALPMILSNLVLELEDILEPEEVQRTIDFSVNEVMGVFLKKDSGLIFENLFSDGSLHDSFEGRLINPGHGIEAMWFMIDIGVRQKDRNLIRTATDTIIRILEYGWDNEFGGILYFMDAKGHPPQQLEHDQKLWWVHLEALVALAKAYEHHPTNKIKNWYEKVHEYSWTHFPDTENGEWFGYLNRQGAPHLTLKGGKWKGCFHVPRALYQCWKTFERIETITPS
- a CDS encoding sialidase family protein, which codes for MKLNPLLALVLFACSVTAQKNVHQMAEGLINHQDLFNATDNDSIACYRIPALITASNGDVLAAIDERIPSCNDLRGSDDINIVLRRSTDNGQTWSPIETVIDFPLGESASDPSFIVDETTDEIFLFYNFMNLDTEKDVYYLHVVKSDDNGKTWSEPEDITDQIAKPEWHDDFKFITSGRGIQTRGGKLLHCMVNLKRGLHVFGSDDHGESWYFIDTPITPADESKIVELEDGRWMINARVNDKKGIRYVHISSDEGKTWTTEPEPQLSDPGCNASIIRYTSTEDGYDKNRLLFANANSEDDRTNLTVRVSYDEGKTWSEGKTIYGGSAAYSSLTVLDNGDIAVFFEKDDYTENVFASFSLAWLTDGADQYQKP